In Formosa haliotis, the sequence TTATAGTCTTGTGCCGTTTTAAAATACCCTTCGTATTCCTTTTCCACAGGTGAGTCGGCTACCTGAAGCGTATTTACCTCGTCTATAATAGGGGTGTCTGTAAATATTTTTTGGGCAATACGCTTAAATACAGGGCCAGAAACATCGGCTCCGTAATACCCTTTCTTTGTACTTGGTTTATGCACCACAACAATGCAAGAATACTTTGGATTTTCGGCCGGAAAATATCCTGCAAAGGAAGACACATACCGTGGTGAAGACTTCCAGTCTTTCATCCAATATTCGGTTTGTGCGGTACCTGTTTTTCCTGCCATAGAGAAATACGGATTATACAGAGATTTCCCTGTTCCGCGTACTACTACATTTTTTAATATTTTACGAATTTCACCCAGTGTTTTATCTGAACATATTTTTTCGTTTATAACTTCCCTATCAAAAGTTTCTATTTCCTTATTCAACTCTTTAACCTCCCTAATAAAACGAGGTTTAACCATAACCCCATCGTTTGCTATAGCATTATAAAAGGTTAAGGTCTGCAAAGGCGTTAATTCCATATTATACCCGTACGCCATAGAAGGCAGTGCATTTCTACTCCATTTGGCATGACCCGGCTCCGGAATCATAGGTTTACCTTCCCCTATAATTGAAATTCCAAAAGGCTTATCTAATTTCCATTCTTTTATATGATTGATAAACTTTTCTGGCTGTTTAGAATACCCTTCATCTAATATGGTAGCTAGCCCAATATTTGAAGACACCTCTAGAGATCTTGCCGCAGAAATTTTACCAAATCCACCGTGATGTGAATCCGAAATAGTTCGTCCGTAAAAACGCTTTCTTCCTTTCCCTGTATCAATCACCGTAGATGTATCTATTAATTTATCCTCTAAAGCAGCCATTAAGGCCATCGTTTTAAATGTAGATCCTGGCTCATGAGATTCTCCAACAGCATAATTCAATTTCTCGTAATAGGTTCCGTTTTTGGTACGACCTAAATTTGAAATAGCGCGAATTTCTCCGGTCTCCACTTCCATAACTACCACACAACCATGCTCGGCTTCATAATATTCTAACTGCTTCAGCAATGCATGATGCGCAATATCCTGAATATTAACATTAATAGTTGTATATACATCGTACCCATCCTTAGGTTCCACTTGGTTGTAATCGGCGATAGGCTTCCACTGTCCCTTCCCAATATTTTGCTTTAAGCGCTTACCATTGGTACCTCGTAAATATTTAACCCCAAACGCACCATCTATTCCTGGTCGCGTAACATTTCCGTTTTCATCTATGCGCTCGTAACCAATAGTACGCTCGGCCATTCCCCCCATAGGGTGCTCGCGTTTTGTTTTTTGCTCTACAATTAATCCGCCTTTAAAAGCACCAAGATTTAGCATAGGAAAATTACGTAATCGGATATAATCTGAATAGCCAATATCTCTAGCTATTAAATGATATCTATTGCGTTCTACGCGTGCTCGTCGTAATTGTTTTTGGTAGTAACTAGAAGGTTTCCCTCCAAATTCTTGAAGCGAATCGCACAACGGTTTTAAATATTTTTCGAATGTTTTTGAAGTTGGTGTCATCGCATCGAATCGGATATCGTATTTAGGAACCGAAGTAGCCAAGAGACTCCCCTCTACATCGTACACATTCCCACGATTTGCTGGAATAGTCACCGATTTTATGGTACGCTTTTCTGCCAGGCTACGATACTTATCTCCATCTACAAATTGAATTGTACACAGTTTAAAGATCACAGCTGCAGCGAACAGAAACATACATCCTGCTACAATATACAATCGGTTTGATATGTTCTTCTGGTTTGTTGCCAACTCTGAACGCTATTTATTAATTTTAACTTTAATTTTTCTCGGTGGTATTTCTGAAGGCATCAACCCTTTCTCTACCATTTTATTTAATATTGAAGACTCCATCTTAACTCGCATTAATTTGGACCGTCCGTCCACAAAGGCAGACCGCAGTTCTTTAACCTCGTCATTCATCCTCGCAATTTGATGTACTTTTTTATCTGCACTATGCGAGCTTGCAATCATGATAAAAGCCAAAAACGACACAAACACAATAACTCTCCAGTTTTTAAACGAATCGTCGCTAACCAGAAAAGCACCCTTTAATATGTTGTAAACATTTTTTCTCATATTTTTTCTGCAACCCTAAGTTTTGCACTGCGCGCTCTGTTATTCAATTTTATTTCTTCGGCAGTTGGCACTATAAGACCTCCTACTTTTTTTAAGGCCACTTCGAAATTTCCAAATACATCGCGCTCCGGCTCTCCTTCAAACATTCCGTTTCTTATAAACCGCTTCACCAATCTATCTTCTAGCGAATGGTACGAGATAAAACTTAAACGCCCTCCAGTTTTCAATACATCTGGTGTTTGCTCTAAAATTCTCTTAAGGCCGTAATTTCCTGATTTACTTCAATCCTAATAGCCTGATAAATTTGAGCTAATATTTTATTCTCTTTTCTTGGCGGTAAAAAACGCTGCAATGTTTTCTTTAACTGATCGCTTGTTTTAATCGGTTCAATGTCGCGTTGCTCTACTATTGCTCTAGCCATAGCAGCCGATGGTCTTAATTCTCCATATTGCCACAGTACATCTTTTATCTGCTCTTCATCATAATCGTTCACCACATGATAGGCTGACAACTGACTGGTCTGATTCATTCGCATATCTAAATCCGACTCGAATCGTGTAGAAAAACCACGCTCTGCAACATCAAATTGATGCGATGACACACCGAAATCTGCCAAAACACCATCTACTTCTTTTACACCATAAAAACGCAAAAAACGTTTTACATATCTAAAATTTTCATGAATTAACTGAAACCGATCGTCGTCTATCGTATTTTGTAAAGCGTCCGGGTCTTGATCGAATGCGAATAATTTTCCATTCGGCCCTAACCTTTTTAAAATCTCTTTACTATGTCCGCCACCTCCAAAGGTCACATCTACATACACGCCATCTGCCTTAACATTAAGACCATCGACAGTTTCTTTTAATAGTACAGGGTTATGATATTCCATAATCTTCATCATCTTGTCCCATAACCTCTTCAGCTAAATCTGCAAAATCATCAGCCGAACCACTTATGCTCTGTTCATAATTATCCTTATCCCAGATTTCAATAATATTAACAGCCGAAGCCACCACTATTTCTTTTGAAATCGATCCGAAAACCGCTAAATCTTTCGGAATCAACAAACGTCCAGTACCATCTACCTCTACCATTTTCACACCAGCAGTAAATTTCCTAATAAAATCGACGTTTCTTTTTTTGAATCTATTTAGCTTGTTTATCTTCTGCATTAACACATTCCACTCCTCCATAGGATACAATTCTAAACACGGATTAAAAACGGAACGTTTTACCACAAACCCATCTTGCAATACGGCACTCAACTGCTTTTTCAGCGAAACAGGAAGCATTAATCTGCCCTTCGCGTCTACTTTGCATTCGTATGTACCTATTAATGAGTTCAAAACAATTTTTGGGATTTACAATCTTTAATTTTCAAATATATCGAAAAATATACCACTTTTTACCACATAATACCACTTTGTTAATAAATTTTCGACTATCGGATAGATAATACCGCCATTTCTGCCCTCCAAATCTGCTTAAGTATTGGATTAAAATGCATTAGCATTAAAAAACACGCTAAAAATTGCTGCGAATATTTATTATGTAAAACTATTTCAGGTGTTATGCATTAAATTCGTAATTAATATGAATGATTTACCTATATTTGTTTTTTGAGGATAATGACTAATTAATGACGAATCGCTTAAAAAAAGAGAAGAATTTTATCTACATGGAAGTAGGAGAAGGACAACCTATAATCGTTCTTCACGGCTTAATGGGTGGATTGAGTAATTTTGGAGCTGTAGCTGAATATTTCAGCACTAAAGGCTATAAAGTTATCATTCCAGAACTTCCACTCTACAGTTTAAATTTGCTTAAAACGAATGTAAAAAGTTTTGCAAAATACTTAAACGATTTTATCGAATACAAAGAATTTAAGGATGTTATTTTGCTAGGAAACTCTTTAGGCGGTCACATTGGGCTACTATACACTAAACTGTATCCTAAAAAAGTAAAAGCTTTAATAATTACCGGAAGTTCTGGTTTATACGAGAGCGCTATGGGTAGTGGTTACACAAAAAGAAGTGACTACGAAGTCATGAAAAAGAAAGCTCAGGAAGTCTTTTACGACCCTGAAGTTGCCACTAAAGAAATTGTAGATGAAGTTTACGAAACTGTTAACGACAGAAATAAACTAATAAAAACTTTAGCGATTGCCAAAAGCGCAATTAGACACAATATGGGTAAAGATTTACCTAAAATGCGTCAACCAACATGTATAATTTGGGGTAAAAATGATATCGTCACCCCTCCAGAAGTTGCTACCGAATTTCATAGCCTTTTACCTAACTCTGATTTATTTTGGATTGATAAGTGTGGGCATGCAGCTATGATGGAGCACCCAAAAGAATTCAATGAAATCCTAGATTCCTGGTTAAATACCAGAAATTTATAATAGTAAAATTATGCAAATTAAATCGGCTGAGTTTGTAATGAGTAATTCGGACGTTACCAAATGCCCGAAAGACAGAATCC encodes:
- a CDS encoding penicillin-binding protein, whose amino-acid sequence is MFLFAAAVIFKLCTIQFVDGDKYRSLAEKRTIKSVTIPANRGNVYDVEGSLLATSVPKYDIRFDAMTPTSKTFEKYLKPLCDSLQEFGGKPSSYYQKQLRRARVERNRYHLIARDIGYSDYIRLRNFPMLNLGAFKGGLIVEQKTKREHPMGGMAERTIGYERIDENGNVTRPGIDGAFGVKYLRGTNGKRLKQNIGKGQWKPIADYNQVEPKDGYDVYTTINVNIQDIAHHALLKQLEYYEAEHGCVVVMEVETGEIRAISNLGRTKNGTYYEKLNYAVGESHEPGSTFKTMALMAALEDKLIDTSTVIDTGKGRKRFYGRTISDSHHGGFGKISAARSLEVSSNIGLATILDEGYSKQPEKFINHIKEWKLDKPFGISIIGEGKPMIPEPGHAKWSRNALPSMAYGYNMELTPLQTLTFYNAIANDGVMVKPRFIREVKELNKEIETFDREVINEKICSDKTLGEIRKILKNVVVRGTGKSLYNPYFSMAGKTGTAQTEYWMKDWKSSPRYVSSFAGYFPAENPKYSCIVVVHKPSTKKGYYGADVSGPVFKRIAQKIFTDTPIIDEVNTLQVADSPVEKEYEGYFKTAQDYKTIMPKVVGLPVMDAVALLENLGLEVEMDGLGQVKAQSIPQGEKIKKNQKVVLKIS
- a CDS encoding FtsL-like putative cell division protein gives rise to the protein MRKNVYNILKGAFLVSDDSFKNWRVIVFVSFLAFIMIASSHSADKKVHQIARMNDEVKELRSAFVDGRSKLMRVKMESSILNKMVEKGLMPSEIPPRKIKVKINK
- the mraZ gene encoding division/cell wall cluster transcriptional repressor MraZ, coding for MNSLIGTYECKVDAKGRLMLPVSLKKQLSAVLQDGFVVKRSVFNPCLELYPMEEWNVLMQKINKLNRFKKRNVDFIRKFTAGVKMVEVDGTGRLLIPKDLAVFGSISKEIVVASAVNIIEIWDKDNYEQSISGSADDFADLAEEVMGQDDEDYGIS
- a CDS encoding alpha/beta fold hydrolase; translation: MTNRLKKEKNFIYMEVGEGQPIIVLHGLMGGLSNFGAVAEYFSTKGYKVIIPELPLYSLNLLKTNVKSFAKYLNDFIEYKEFKDVILLGNSLGGHIGLLYTKLYPKKVKALIITGSSGLYESAMGSGYTKRSDYEVMKKKAQEVFYDPEVATKEIVDEVYETVNDRNKLIKTLAIAKSAIRHNMGKDLPKMRQPTCIIWGKNDIVTPPEVATEFHSLLPNSDLFWIDKCGHAAMMEHPKEFNEILDSWLNTRNL